TCGTGATCGTTACGCTCACCGAGGTGGCCGAGGTTCTCCAGCTTCGACTCCTGCAGCGCCGTGGCGATCGACACCACCGCAGCCCGCTCGTCCATGCCCGCCTTCTTGGTGGCGGCGATGATCGCCTTGACGTTGCCGACCTGCTCGTCCGACAGGTCGATACGCGACTGCGCACCCTGCACACCGTGCGGAATCAGCTTGCCCTTGTCCACAGCCGACTTCTCAGCGGCCATGACGGCGACGGTCTTCACATCGGCAGCCGGGGCGGCGTGCGCCTCGGTCACCGGACCGGCGAACACACCACCGGCGAAAGCCAGACCAGCAATACCCAGAACGCTCTTACGAATGATCATGGTGTTCATAGCAAAGCTCCATTCGGGGGTCGACACACACGCGTCGCCGGGGGACGACACCGCATGCGGGGCACCTCGACAGGCGCTCACACAACAAAGGGGGGAAAGTCGATAAACCGGCTCCAGCGCAAACCCTGACCCGCTCACGGATCAGGTCACACGAGCGGGGGGGCTCGGCGATCACGGTGCGGACCATCAAGCTCGCGGTCACACCGACGGGGGTCACGTCAAGCACGGAGGCTTGCGGCGCCGGGACCATGTGTAACGACCGGCGGGCCACCAACATTCCGGCCCCACACCCCCGGACCAGGCCCCGGGATCAGGGCCGGTACAGCCGGGTGTGCTGCTGCGATCGTCCAGAGAATGTAACGACCCCCAGCCCGCCACCATTCCGCCACCCGAGTGCCCCCGACCACAGGACCCCGCACACCAACCAGACACCAACCAGACACGCGGGCCACCACAACAGCCACCCGAACCGGACACCCACCCCAGACTGACCCACCCGCACACCACCCTCAGGTGCAATCGATGTCGCCAGAGCAGCAACAACCGCACCCGAAACCGGCCAACCAACCCCGTGACCCGAAGCGAACACCCCGGCCCGCGTACCCGAAACGGACACCACGGACGCCGCACGCCCGGACGGCCGCCGACCACCGACACGCGGCCGAGGTCGGCCGCCGACCGCCGACGCGCGGCAGAGGCCAGCCGCCTGAACCCGACGCGAACGCCCCCGGACGCGTACCGAGGCGGACACGGCGGACGCCGCGGGCACGGACGGCGGACGCGCACGGCGGGGTGGGGCCGGCCGGACTCAGGTGATGCGGGAGCGGACCTTGTCGGCGCAGGCGGTGACGACGGTCCGGGCGTCCAGGCCGAGGCTCTCGATGGCCACCAGGGCGGTGAACACGACGTCGGCGAGTTCGGCGGCGACCTCCTCGCGGGTGTGCGTCACCCCCTTGCGTGGGTTCTGGCCGACCAGGCCGATCCACGCGCCGGCGACCTCCCCCGCCTCCTCGGTGAGCTTGAGGATCCGGCAGGTCAGCTCGGCCTGCCCGGTGCCGTTGGCGGCGTCCAGCCAGCCGCACGAGGCACGGACCGTGTCCCAGATCAACTCGTCCATCGGATCAGTGAACCGGACAGGGGTGACGATCCGTATCCGGGGGCGGTCGGCGGCACGCCGTCGGCCCGGTGGGGGCGACGCGGCCACCACCTGGACCGGAAAGGACGTGTGGTGATGCCGGAGGCCCCGGAGTCGGTGTACGCCAGTGTGGTCGCTCGGAACCCGGGCGAGCCGGAGTTCCACCAGGCGGTACGGGAGGTGCTGGAGAGCATCGGCCCGGCGCTGGCCCGTCACCCCGAGTACGCGAAGGCGCGGATCATCGAGCGGATCTGCGAGCCGGAGCGGCAGATCATCTTCCGGGTGCCGTGGGAGGACGACCACGGTCGGGTCCGGGTCAACCGGGGCTTCCGGGTGGAGTTCAACAGCGCGCTCGGTCCGTTCAAGGGTGGCCTGCGCTTCCACCCGTCGGTGTACCTGGGGATCGTGAAGTTCCTCGGCTTCGAGCAGATCTTCAAGAACGCCCTCACCGGTCTGCCGATCGGCGGCGGCAAGGGCGGCGCGGACTTCGACCCGAAGGGCCGCTCGGACCGCGAGGTGATGCGCTTCTGCCAGAGCTTCATGACCGAGCTGTACCGGCACATCGGCGAGCAGACCGACGTCCCGGCCGGGGACATCGGGGTGGGCAGCCGGGAGATCGGCTACCTGTTCGGGCAGTACAAGCGGATCACCAACCGGTACGAGTCGGGGGTGCTGACCGGCAAGGGCCTGTCGTACGGGGGCGCGCAGGTGCGCACCGAGGCGACCGGGTACGGCGCGGTGTTCTTCGCCGAGGAGATGCTCAAGCAGACCGGGGACAGCCTCGACGGCAAGCGGGTGGTGGTCTCCGGGTCGGGCAACGTCGCCACGTACGCCATCGAGAAGGTGCACCAGCTCGGCGGGACGGTGGTGGCCTGCTCGGACTCCGACGGGTACGTGCTGGACGAGAAGGGCATCGACCTGGAGCTGCTGCGGGAGCTGAAGGAGCTGCGGCGCGCCCGCCTCGACGACTACGTGCGGCACGTGCCGCACGCGGTGGCGGTCTCCGGTCGTACCGTCTGGGAGGTCCCCTGCGACCTGGCCATCCCCTGCGCGACGCAGAACGAGATCGGCGGGGCGGAGGCCGCGTCGCTGGTGGCCGGCGGCTGCGTCGCGGTGGTGGAGGGGGCGAACATGCCGACCACGCCGGAGGCGGTGCGCATCCTCGGCCGGGCCGGGGTGCGGTTCGCCCCGGGCAAGGCGGCCAACGCCGGCGGGGTGGCGGTGAGCGCGCTGGAGATGCAGCAGAACGCCAGCCGCGACTCGTGGACCTTCGTCCAGTCGGAACAGCGGCTGCGGGAGACGATGCGCGACATCCACGCCCGCTGCTGGGCCACCGCCGAGGAGTACGGCCTGCCGGGCGACTACGTGGCCGGCGCGAACATCAACGGCTTCCGCCGGGTGGCCGAGGCGATGCTCGCGCACGGGCTGGTCTGACGCCCGCCGGACGGTCGGTGCTGACCGGTCGGTCAGGTGGAGCATTGACAGCCCTCACGGAACGGGCCTAGCTTCAGTGCGCTACCGGCCGGTAGGCACCGTCCCGCCTGGCCGCCCTCGGGCGGCACCCGTCCCCGGGGGAGCATCGATGCTGTCCTCAACCACCCGCCTCACCCGCCGGCTGCTCGCCGTCGGCGCGTCCCTGGCCCTGACCGTCGGGCTCGCCGGCGCGGCGCCGGCCACCGCCGCCGGCGACGACGGCTCGCAGCCGCTGCCCGGCTACACCATCACCAACCCGCCGCTGGCCCCGCTCGTCGTGGGCGGCGCGCCGACCACCGTACGGCAGGGCGTGCACCGGCACGCCGGCTACATCGTCGAGGTGCCGGCGGCCTGGAACGGCGAACTCGTCATGTGGGCGCACGGCTACCGCGGCCAGACCACCGTGCTCTCCCCCGAGGCCCCGGGGTTCGGCCTGCGGCAGCGGCTGCTGGGCCAGGGGTACGCCTGGGCGTCGTCGTCGTACACCACCAACGGCTTCGACATCCGCTCCGGCGTGGTCAGCACCCGGGAACTGGCCGACCTGTTCGCCTCGACCGTCGAGCGTCCGAAGCGGACGTACGTGGCCGGGGTGTCGATGGGCGGCTACGTCATCGGCCGATCGCTGGAGCAGTACCCGGGCTACTACGACGGGGCGCTGCCGATGTGCGGGGTGCTGGGCGATCACGAGCTGCTCGACTTCTTCCTCGACTACAACCTGGTCGCCCAGGCGCTCGGCGGGGTGCGGGCGTACCCGACGCCGACCGACTACCTCAGCAACGCGGTGCCCCGCATCCAGGTGGCGCTCGGCCTGGCCGGGCTCACCCCCACCGGGCCGGACACCACGAACGAGCGCGGCAAGCAGCTGCGGGAGATCACGGTCAACCGCTCCGGCGGGCCGCGCCCCGGCGCGGAGGCGGCCTTCGCGGTCTGGAAGGACTTCCTCTTCGCCATCAGCACCACCGACGGCGGGGACTCACCGGCGCAGCGGCCCGGGCAGCTCGCCACGAACCTGCTGACCCGCTACAGCCCGAACGGCCCGGTCGACGTCAACGCCACCGTGCAGCGGGTGCCGCCGGAGAACTTCCGGCAGCGATTCTCTCCGGTGCTGACGGAGGTGCCGCGCATCGCGGGCCGCCCGACCGCGCCGGTGCTCGGCCTGCACGGCCTGGGTGACCTGTTCGTGCCTTTCTCCATGGAGCAGGCGTACGCCCGGGACGCGGCACGGCACGGCCGCAGCCGGCTGGTCGTCCAGCGGGCCGTGCGGGCCACCCAGCACTGCGAGTTCACCCCGGCCGAGGCCGGCGCCGCCTGGGACGACCTGGTCTCCTGGGTACGCACCGGAGTGCGTCCCGCCGGTGACGCGGTCACCGATCCGAAGGCGGTCGCCGCGCCGGACTTCGGCTGCCGGTTCAGCGACCGTGCCGCGTACGACGCCGGCGTCGGCACCCGCCGGCTGTACGCGAAGTGCCCCTGACGGACGCCGGATACGCCGCTGGCCGGCACCCCCTGTTCGGGGTGCCGGCCGGCGTGCTCAGTGCGTGGTGGGTCAGCTGTTCCAGTGTTCGGCGACGAGGTCGGCGGCCTGCTGCTCCCACTGGGCGTAGTGGAAGGGGTAGGCCGAGACCTGCACGGTCTGGGCGGCCTTGGTCAGCGGCA
This genomic interval from Micromonospora coxensis contains the following:
- a CDS encoding MazG-like family protein, which encodes MDELIWDTVRASCGWLDAANGTGQAELTCRILKLTEEAGEVAGAWIGLVGQNPRKGVTHTREEVAAELADVVFTALVAIESLGLDARTVVTACADKVRSRIT
- the gdhA gene encoding NADP-specific glutamate dehydrogenase produces the protein MPEAPESVYASVVARNPGEPEFHQAVREVLESIGPALARHPEYAKARIIERICEPERQIIFRVPWEDDHGRVRVNRGFRVEFNSALGPFKGGLRFHPSVYLGIVKFLGFEQIFKNALTGLPIGGGKGGADFDPKGRSDREVMRFCQSFMTELYRHIGEQTDVPAGDIGVGSREIGYLFGQYKRITNRYESGVLTGKGLSYGGAQVRTEATGYGAVFFAEEMLKQTGDSLDGKRVVVSGSGNVATYAIEKVHQLGGTVVACSDSDGYVLDEKGIDLELLRELKELRRARLDDYVRHVPHAVAVSGRTVWEVPCDLAIPCATQNEIGGAEAASLVAGGCVAVVEGANMPTTPEAVRILGRAGVRFAPGKAANAGGVAVSALEMQQNASRDSWTFVQSEQRLRETMRDIHARCWATAEEYGLPGDYVAGANINGFRRVAEAMLAHGLV